A single window of Caldimicrobium thiodismutans DNA harbors:
- the lptB gene encoding LPS export ABC transporter ATP-binding protein — protein MKNNELSLSAIHLKKSFKKREIVRDISFNVRKSEIVGLLGPNGAGKTTSFYILAGFLRPDNGRISCGDKDITNLDVSERASLGIIYLPQETSVFRGLTVEENFKIVIEKWKEKAEVIEKKLENYLEIFNLTEVLHVKAQYLSGGQKRKVEIVRALLIEPDFILLDEPFAGIDPIGISQLKDIFNTLKEQGLGLLISDHNVRDTLKICDRAYVIADGVIIGSGTPQELVELEQVREKYLGKDFKI, from the coding sequence ATGAAAAATAATGAACTGAGTCTCTCAGCTATACATCTTAAAAAGAGCTTTAAAAAAAGAGAAATAGTCAGGGATATCAGTTTCAATGTCAGAAAATCAGAGATTGTAGGGCTTCTTGGGCCAAATGGCGCTGGAAAGACCACATCCTTTTACATTTTAGCAGGTTTTTTAAGACCAGACAATGGGAGGATCTCTTGTGGTGATAAAGATATTACAAATCTTGATGTCTCGGAAAGGGCAAGTCTTGGGATAATTTATCTTCCTCAAGAGACCTCAGTTTTTAGGGGCCTCACGGTAGAGGAAAATTTTAAAATTGTTATAGAAAAATGGAAAGAAAAGGCTGAAGTTATTGAAAAAAAATTGGAAAATTATCTTGAGATCTTTAATTTAACAGAGGTTTTGCATGTTAAAGCTCAGTATCTTTCAGGGGGTCAGAAAAGAAAAGTGGAGATCGTAAGAGCCCTTTTGATTGAACCAGATTTTATTCTCTTAGATGAGCCCTTTGCTGGAATTGATCCCATTGGAATTAGTCAATTAAAGGATATCTTTAATACCCTAAAAGAGCAGGGATTGGGCCTTTTAATCTCTGACCATAATGTAAGGGATACTTTAAAGATTTGTGATAGGGCTTATGTAATTGCAGATGGCGTAATTATAGGTTCTGGAACACCCCAAGAATTAGTAGAGCTTGAACAAGTTAGAGAAAAATACTTAGGTAAAGATTTTAAGATTTAA
- the rimI gene encoding ribosomal protein S18-alanine N-acetyltransferase, with translation MWREIKIVESKDLDQVSALLDIEREAFGEKAWNLEMIKSEFQKHNNVILLLRNDQSEIGYVLMRRILDEGELLRIAIRPAFQKMGYGKYLLESLFKKAKSQRIRKIYLEVSEKNIGAVRLYQKVGFQKMGLRKHYYGLNESAYIMVYPLKEEEKDDQNSH, from the coding sequence ATGTGGAGAGAGATTAAAATAGTGGAATCTAAGGATTTAGATCAAGTGAGTGCGCTTTTGGATATAGAGAGGGAGGCCTTTGGGGAGAAGGCATGGAATTTAGAAATGATAAAATCAGAATTTCAAAAACATAATAATGTAATTCTTCTTTTAAGAAACGATCAAAGTGAAATAGGTTATGTTCTCATGCGGAGGATTCTTGATGAGGGCGAACTTTTAAGAATTGCTATAAGGCCTGCTTTTCAAAAAATGGGATATGGAAAATATTTATTAGAGAGCCTTTTTAAAAAGGCTAAATCTCAAAGGATTCGGAAGATTTATTTAGAGGTTTCAGAAAAAAATATAGGAGCTGTTAGACTTTATCAAAAAGTTGGTTTTCAAAAAATGGGTTTAAGAAAACATTATTATGGACTAAATGAATCAGCTTACATAATGGTATATCCTTTAAAGGAGGAGGAAAAGGATGATCAGAATAGCCATTAA
- the rpoN gene encoding RNA polymerase factor sigma-54, whose protein sequence is MIEIKNQLKLVPQLILTPQLKLTLKVLQLNILELNEYLLQEAQVNPFLEIEFRDLYSGRSQVENREDITLVDEFHWDEESLWERRVPSFSFEEGEDEIGSLIERTVGTEETLTQHLYWQLGFLELSPLQREIAGFIMGNLDDKGYLSVPVEELAIDINVLPEEVEKVRRLLQRLDPVGVASLDLRECLLVQLEFLGYKDSDLPYKLVAEHLSELVQNIETLSKKLDLPIADLQEAMEIIKNLEPFPARNFSSTKGLYIEPDLRFYKEEEEWKVEILNEKAPRVYLSPLYYKIIQNKRLLNNGKGKEFLKEKFKMAENLLKALDSRYSTLYKVGEAILKAQRDFLERGVSFLKPLTLKDLSQVTGLHESTISRVISHKYVDTPLGLYPLKFFFSTGYDTHKGESLSAVAIKNYIKEIVQTEDPKKPLSDSEIGSILSEKYGIKIARRTVTKYREELNIPSIRERRKKIS, encoded by the coding sequence ATGATTGAAATAAAAAATCAGCTCAAGTTAGTTCCCCAACTTATTTTAACGCCTCAGCTTAAACTCACTCTTAAAGTTTTACAATTAAATATTCTTGAATTAAATGAATATCTTCTTCAAGAGGCTCAGGTTAATCCCTTTTTAGAGATAGAATTTAGGGATTTATACTCTGGAAGGTCTCAGGTAGAAAATAGAGAGGATATAACTTTGGTAGATGAATTTCACTGGGATGAAGAAAGCTTATGGGAAAGGAGAGTTCCTTCTTTTAGCTTTGAAGAAGGAGAAGATGAGATAGGGTCCCTCATTGAAAGAACGGTTGGAACTGAAGAAACTCTTACTCAGCACCTTTATTGGCAACTTGGGTTTCTTGAGCTTTCACCTTTGCAAAGAGAGATAGCAGGTTTTATTATGGGGAATCTTGATGATAAGGGCTATCTGAGTGTGCCTGTAGAAGAACTGGCTATAGATATTAATGTATTACCAGAAGAGGTAGAAAAGGTTAGAAGGCTTCTTCAAAGGTTAGATCCCGTGGGAGTAGCTTCTCTTGATCTCAGAGAGTGCTTGCTTGTTCAACTTGAATTCTTAGGTTATAAAGATAGTGATCTTCCTTATAAACTTGTTGCAGAACATCTCTCTGAGCTTGTCCAAAATATTGAGACCCTTTCCAAAAAGCTTGATTTACCTATTGCGGACCTTCAGGAGGCCATGGAGATTATTAAAAATTTAGAACCCTTTCCTGCTCGAAACTTCTCTTCGACCAAAGGACTTTACATTGAACCGGATTTACGATTTTATAAAGAGGAAGAAGAATGGAAAGTAGAGATTTTGAATGAAAAAGCACCCAGGGTTTATCTAAGCCCCCTTTACTATAAAATCATTCAGAATAAAAGGCTTTTAAATAATGGAAAGGGTAAGGAGTTTTTAAAAGAAAAATTTAAAATGGCTGAAAATTTACTTAAGGCCTTAGATAGTAGATATAGCACCCTTTACAAAGTAGGAGAGGCAATTCTTAAAGCCCAGAGAGATTTCCTTGAAAGGGGGGTAAGTTTTCTGAAACCTCTTACCTTAAAAGATCTTTCGCAAGTTACAGGATTACATGAGTCCACAATCAGCAGAGTAATTAGCCATAAATATGTAGATACCCCCTTAGGGCTATATCCTCTAAAATTTTTCTTTTCAACAGGTTATGATACCCATAAGGGAGAGAGTTTATCAGCGGTAGCTATCAAGAACTACATTAAAGAAATAGTGCAGACAGAGGATCCAAAAAAGCCCCTTAGTGATAGTGAGATTGGAAGTATTTTAAGTGAAAAGTATGGAATAAAAATAGCCCGAAGGACAGTGACAAAATATAGAGAGGAACTTAATATCCCATCCATTAGAGAGAGAAGGAAGAAAATATCTTAG
- a CDS encoding PEP/pyruvate-binding domain-containing protein: MGQSTFTSKALLANLQQTRVTEIHYDEKYELLLEIFKDFPALKKQVSFILREIFHPFRNTLLVLEEFRAFFLRNLALILRSPLSNKGLYLIFELLFKFFSDKREVNIKTAEIYYALLDKTVNIMDKDIFIKISPILMEIIKAGSELPDPIFYAFLENYYSFKRLAHKIAKFPLESDFIQILQKLLYRYLKLTYQLWERQKLLPDELRHLKEDAFQKGPLPLSELLEYPDHLDLLRKVKTYVQEVCSNKKEGIPEEERLSILFNFIENPTLLLLHEELIKEVNQILLKMIEEKPSEKLEEFLTKFFSILKEKSDLYPWTAFECIKNIGISILNKRAVYLAEILIGEIIKYGFFPPQVEGIDEHWRIKDNPNHLLSLKAWLDIFKAHPEWCSSLLAALFLNLKLYGLSLRDTDLFQKEISSLLNSPIKPVYNLVKQFCKIFPVYFNEIGAEGLIRDLSTEIDEISQRKDTLLHFLRKFIHIENSSLAIDFIKDIFYYWFTLDGNYIKRYLPEAIWRRIIKDELSFHIPMQKLLVELFKTFSLYQIEDFLEINLSDIQKALENIDETSENKFKLLSLIHLYKLEKQKYFGYLTDMLSFIEQYKASGFDFVSELPKILQDRNLIKQINQLLQWVNLLKEEYILSPKKFTPIEEIFLKRHIAVDIPSMYGRYREKKFDALGLTYRLEFLIENKFSQLIEEFQIKFLTKAQVFKILKILNLFKKALEVDGISSQKFNLYLDLLENSLKSYPISFDQYLDIFKGLIDGVQHIIKSYYVNPYLNVFPLIFDILDESALQDKYKKYLKNKNKEEAYYCLSEVIIRDILNSGFIVKYLDKFLKKIYEALIKNKEKIEGNELNILLSFDTRKSISYIYKPNPLANDQIYLGSKAFNLIQLSKDELFYTKIPYGFILTTENFRCYKLFKKYYDLWKEYESLIKEAIKFIEEKTHKKFNAPNNSLLLSVRSGATISMPGMMTSILNVGINPEIAEGLAKETQNLWFAWDTYRRFIQSWAMAQGVPRDFFNRLMREHKRKYKVKMKREFSGGEMRELALLYRAEVEKLGIPVIDDPWEQLFKSIELILNSWYHQKAVYYREIMEIAEEWGTAIIVQQMVFGNKGPRSGTGVTFTTSPHGKFPRILLWGDYTPYNQGEDIVSGLVNAYPISIEQKKLEKREGLSLEEAFPDIYKSLLDLAYYIVYEKGWDHQEIEFTFESESPKDLYILQVRDIILREEKTLPYFQRKALENLDYLGRGIGVSGSLVSGRVVFTLEDILNLKDTKDPLILIRYDTVPDNIKEISLVEGLLTARGGQTSHAAIVAGRLGKVCVVGCEELRIDEFEKSAKLNGKEIKLGDWITLNGITGDIYKGKLIKQGGAYETWN; encoded by the coding sequence ATGGGGCAATCAACTTTTACCTCTAAGGCCTTACTTGCTAATCTTCAGCAAACGCGTGTAACTGAAATTCATTATGATGAAAAATATGAGCTTTTACTTGAGATCTTTAAAGATTTTCCTGCCTTAAAAAAACAGGTTTCCTTTATACTCAGAGAAATCTTTCATCCCTTTAGAAACACCCTTCTTGTTTTAGAAGAATTTAGGGCCTTCTTTTTGAGAAATCTTGCACTTATTTTAAGGAGCCCTTTAAGTAATAAGGGTCTTTATCTTATTTTTGAGTTGTTATTTAAATTTTTTAGTGATAAAAGAGAAGTAAATATCAAAACCGCTGAGATCTATTATGCCCTTCTCGATAAAACTGTTAATATCATGGACAAAGATATTTTTATAAAAATTTCTCCTATTCTTATGGAGATCATCAAAGCTGGAAGCGAGCTTCCCGATCCTATATTTTATGCCTTTCTTGAAAATTATTATTCCTTTAAGAGACTTGCTCACAAGATTGCTAAATTTCCTCTTGAATCAGATTTCATTCAAATTTTACAGAAATTGCTTTACAGATATCTTAAATTAACCTACCAGCTCTGGGAAAGACAAAAATTATTGCCTGATGAATTGCGCCATTTAAAAGAAGACGCTTTTCAAAAAGGACCATTGCCTTTATCTGAACTACTTGAATATCCTGATCATTTAGATCTTTTGAGGAAAGTAAAAACTTATGTGCAAGAGGTATGCTCTAATAAAAAAGAGGGTATCCCTGAAGAAGAGCGTTTATCAATTCTTTTTAATTTTATAGAAAATCCCACTCTCCTTCTTTTACATGAAGAGCTAATTAAAGAAGTAAACCAGATTCTTTTGAAAATGATTGAGGAAAAACCTTCAGAAAAACTTGAAGAATTTTTAACCAAGTTTTTTTCCATATTAAAAGAAAAATCTGATCTCTATCCATGGACTGCCTTTGAATGCATTAAAAATATTGGGATATCCATACTTAATAAAAGAGCTGTTTATTTGGCGGAGATTTTAATAGGGGAAATTATAAAATATGGTTTTTTCCCCCCTCAGGTAGAGGGTATAGATGAGCACTGGAGGATAAAAGATAATCCTAATCATCTTTTAAGCCTTAAGGCCTGGCTGGATATCTTTAAGGCTCATCCTGAATGGTGTTCAAGTCTTCTTGCAGCGCTTTTTCTAAATCTTAAACTTTACGGGTTATCCTTAAGAGATACCGATCTCTTTCAGAAGGAAATATCTTCTCTGCTAAACTCACCTATTAAACCTGTTTATAATCTTGTAAAACAATTTTGTAAAATATTTCCTGTTTATTTTAATGAGATAGGTGCTGAAGGACTCATCAGGGACTTATCAACTGAAATAGATGAGATTTCACAAAGAAAAGATACCCTTTTACATTTTTTGAGAAAATTTATTCATATTGAAAATTCAAGTTTAGCCATTGATTTTATTAAAGATATCTTTTATTATTGGTTTACTCTTGATGGTAATTATATTAAAAGATATTTACCTGAAGCAATATGGCGAAGAATTATTAAAGACGAATTATCCTTTCATATACCTATGCAAAAGCTTTTAGTTGAATTATTTAAAACCTTTTCTCTATATCAGATAGAAGACTTTTTAGAAATTAACTTATCAGACATCCAAAAAGCCTTAGAAAATATAGATGAAACTTCAGAAAATAAATTTAAACTTTTATCCTTGATTCATTTATATAAACTTGAAAAACAGAAATATTTTGGATATTTAACTGATATGTTAAGTTTTATAGAGCAATATAAGGCATCTGGTTTTGACTTTGTTTCTGAATTACCAAAAATTTTACAGGATCGTAATTTAATAAAACAGATAAATCAACTTCTTCAATGGGTAAATCTTTTGAAAGAAGAGTATATTTTATCTCCTAAAAAGTTTACTCCTATTGAAGAAATCTTTTTAAAAAGACATATTGCGGTAGATATACCCTCAATGTATGGAAGATATAGAGAGAAAAAATTTGATGCCCTTGGTTTGACCTATAGACTGGAGTTTTTGATTGAGAATAAATTTTCTCAGTTAATTGAAGAATTCCAAATTAAGTTTTTAACCAAGGCACAGGTCTTTAAAATTTTAAAGATCCTCAATCTATTTAAAAAAGCTTTAGAGGTAGACGGAATATCCTCACAAAAGTTTAATTTATATCTTGATCTCTTAGAAAACTCTTTAAAAAGTTATCCAATATCTTTTGATCAGTATCTTGATATATTTAAAGGTTTAATTGACGGAGTCCAACATATAATAAAATCTTATTATGTGAATCCTTATTTAAATGTGTTTCCTTTAATCTTTGATATTTTAGATGAATCAGCCTTACAAGACAAATATAAAAAATATCTTAAAAATAAAAATAAAGAAGAAGCCTATTATTGTTTAAGTGAAGTTATTATTAGAGACATCCTAAATAGCGGTTTTATCGTTAAATATTTAGATAAATTCTTAAAAAAGATCTATGAAGCACTAATAAAGAATAAGGAAAAAATAGAGGGAAATGAGTTAAATATCCTTTTATCTTTTGATACAAGAAAAAGTATAAGCTATATTTATAAACCCAATCCCTTAGCTAATGATCAGATTTATTTAGGAAGCAAGGCCTTTAATTTAATTCAATTATCTAAGGATGAACTTTTTTATACTAAAATACCTTATGGATTTATATTAACTACAGAAAATTTTAGATGTTATAAACTCTTTAAAAAATATTATGATCTCTGGAAGGAATATGAGTCCCTAATAAAAGAGGCCATTAAATTCATAGAAGAAAAAACTCACAAAAAATTTAATGCTCCCAATAATTCACTTCTTTTAAGTGTAAGAAGTGGCGCAACTATTTCCATGCCTGGTATGATGACATCTATATTAAATGTAGGTATTAATCCTGAAATTGCAGAAGGTTTAGCTAAGGAGACTCAAAATCTATGGTTTGCCTGGGATACTTATAGAAGATTTATTCAATCCTGGGCTATGGCCCAGGGTGTTCCAAGGGATTTCTTCAATCGATTAATGAGGGAGCATAAGCGAAAATATAAGGTGAAAATGAAAAGGGAATTTAGTGGGGGTGAGATGAGAGAACTTGCCCTTTTATACAGGGCAGAGGTTGAAAAACTTGGAATTCCTGTAATTGATGATCCCTGGGAACAATTATTTAAAAGTATAGAGCTTATTCTAAACTCTTGGTATCATCAAAAAGCAGTCTATTATCGTGAAATAATGGAGATTGCAGAGGAATGGGGAACAGCTATTATAGTGCAACAAATGGTTTTTGGTAATAAAGGGCCTCGTTCAGGCACAGGAGTGACCTTTACAACCTCTCCGCATGGGAAATTCCCTCGTATCCTTCTCTGGGGAGATTATACACCCTATAATCAGGGAGAGGATATTGTTTCGGGACTTGTAAATGCCTATCCCATATCTATTGAGCAAAAGAAGTTAGAAAAGAGAGAGGGGCTTTCCCTGGAAGAAGCCTTTCCTGATATTTATAAAAGTCTCTTAGACCTTGCCTATTATATTGTCTATGAAAAGGGCTGGGATCATCAGGAAATTGAATTTACCTTTGAAAGTGAGTCTCCTAAGGATTTGTATATTTTACAGGTTAGAGATATAATCCTTCGGGAAGAAAAGACCTTGCCTTATTTTCAAAGGAAGGCCCTTGAAAATCTTGATTATCTTGGGAGAGGTATTGGGGTTTCAGGAAGTCTTGTATCTGGAAGGGTTGTTTTTACCTTAGAGGATATTTTAAACTTAAAGGATACTAAGGACCCTCTTATTCTAATTAGATATGATACAGTTCCTGATAATATTAAGGAAATCTCTTTAGTTGAGGGTTTACTTACTGCAAGAGGAGGCCAGACCTCGCATGCTGCTATTGTGGCAGGAAGGCTGGGTAAGGTTTGTGTGGTAGGATGTGAGGAACTACGGATTGATGAATTTGAAAAATCAGCTAAACTTAATGGAAAAGAGATTAAGCTTGGTGACTGGATAACTTTGAATGGAATTACTGGAGATATTTATAAAGGTAAATTAATTAAACAAGGAGGGGCTTATGAAACTTGGAATTAA
- the lptA gene encoding lipopolysaccharide transport periplasmic protein LptA translates to MKAFKIVFLTLLFLNGFLLNSLFAKEININSDKMEVFEDDGLAVFTGKVFAQTKDIKLWADKLYVYYIKGEAKRDIQRIVAIGGVKIEREKWKAVAGKATYFKGEEKLILEENPKVWHEKNLVEGDLITIYFNEDRSEVFSRSGGRVRVKIYEK, encoded by the coding sequence ATGAAGGCCTTTAAAATAGTGTTTTTAACACTACTTTTCCTGAATGGTTTTTTATTGAATAGCCTTTTTGCTAAGGAAATCAATATTAATTCCGATAAAATGGAGGTTTTTGAGGATGATGGCCTTGCAGTTTTTACGGGAAAGGTCTTTGCCCAAACTAAGGATATTAAACTCTGGGCAGATAAGCTCTATGTTTATTATATAAAAGGAGAGGCCAAAAGAGACATTCAGCGCATCGTTGCCATAGGGGGAGTTAAGATTGAAAGAGAGAAATGGAAAGCTGTTGCTGGAAAGGCTACCTATTTTAAGGGAGAAGAAAAACTCATTTTGGAAGAAAACCCAAAGGTCTGGCATGAAAAGAATCTTGTAGAAGGAGATTTGATAACAATTTATTTTAATGAAGATAGAAGTGAAGTTTTTTCAAGATCTGGAGGAAGGGTTAGAGTAAAAATATATGAAAAATAA
- the hpf gene encoding ribosome hibernation-promoting factor, HPF/YfiA family produces the protein MMEFNFTFKGMDSSPAIAQYAEKKLSRLERYFYGPVQAQIVLKREKFREIAEIVLNGDGETLVVKEETDDIYSSIDFAYESLEKQVKRLKEKRQEHRPPRVQGQTTLTETSEEVLVSKIEVVPLSTQEALNLFKKGNDKIYLFFNTDEDKICCFYRENNKIFLYIPEMS, from the coding sequence ATGATGGAATTTAACTTTACCTTCAAGGGAATGGATTCTTCTCCTGCCATTGCCCAATACGCAGAGAAGAAGCTTTCCAGATTGGAGAGATATTTTTATGGCCCGGTGCAGGCCCAGATAGTTTTAAAGCGAGAAAAGTTTAGAGAGATTGCCGAAATTGTTTTAAATGGAGATGGTGAGACCCTTGTGGTTAAAGAAGAAACAGATGATATTTATTCTTCCATAGATTTTGCCTATGAATCCTTAGAAAAACAGGTTAAAAGGCTTAAAGAAAAAAGACAGGAACATAGGCCCCCGAGAGTGCAAGGACAAACAACTCTTACAGAAACCTCAGAAGAGGTCTTGGTATCCAAAATTGAGGTTGTCCCTTTATCAACTCAGGAAGCTCTTAACCTTTTTAAAAAGGGTAATGATAAAATTTATCTCTTTTTTAATACAGATGAGGACAAAATTTGTTGTTTTTATAGAGAAAATAACAAAATTTTTCTTTACATACCTGAGATGTCTTGA
- the gap gene encoding type I glyceraldehyde-3-phosphate dehydrogenase, with the protein MIRIAINGFGRIGRAILRARFRYPEFNQIEIVAINDLSSPEMLAHLFKYDTIFGKLPYEVHVEGDAIVVNQKRIRIFQERDPERIPWREAGVDYVIESTGFFTDANLARKHLSAGAKRVIISAPAKNEDATIVMGVNEESYDPKRHFIVSNASCTTNCLAPILALLKRYYQIESGFMTTIHAYTNDQRLLDMVHPKDFRRARAAGLNMIPTSTGVIKALQKIMPDLADKIDGLSVRVPTPDVSLLDLVIKIKEDTTSSELNKIFKENQSRFIRYMEEPLVSMDLVGDPHSAIIDGLTTKVIGRNLLKIIAWYDNEWGYSVRLLDLISLMIDKEYL; encoded by the coding sequence ATGATCAGAATAGCCATTAATGGATTTGGAAGAATTGGTAGAGCAATTTTAAGAGCCAGATTTAGGTATCCCGAATTTAATCAAATTGAAATTGTAGCCATTAATGATCTATCTTCACCTGAGATGTTAGCTCACCTTTTTAAATATGATACAATCTTTGGAAAACTTCCCTATGAGGTTCATGTAGAGGGAGATGCCATCGTTGTTAATCAAAAGAGGATAAGGATTTTTCAGGAAAGAGATCCTGAAAGGATACCCTGGAGAGAGGCTGGCGTTGATTATGTAATAGAATCAACGGGATTTTTTACCGATGCGAATTTAGCGCGGAAACATCTCTCAGCAGGTGCAAAAAGGGTTATAATTTCAGCCCCTGCCAAAAATGAGGATGCAACAATTGTAATGGGAGTTAATGAGGAGAGTTATGATCCCAAGAGGCATTTTATTGTATCTAACGCCTCCTGCACAACTAATTGTTTAGCCCCGATTTTGGCCCTTTTAAAAAGATATTATCAAATTGAAAGTGGCTTTATGACTACTATTCATGCTTATACCAATGATCAGAGGTTACTTGATATGGTTCATCCCAAGGACTTTAGAAGGGCCCGTGCTGCGGGTTTAAATATGATACCAACTTCCACAGGTGTGATAAAGGCTTTACAAAAAATTATGCCTGATCTTGCAGATAAGATTGATGGGCTCTCTGTGAGAGTGCCCACTCCTGATGTCTCATTGCTTGATTTAGTGATTAAAATTAAAGAGGATACCACCTCTTCTGAACTTAATAAAATATTTAAAGAAAACCAGAGCAGGTTTATTCGTTATATGGAGGAACCCTTAGTTTCTATGGATTTAGTTGGGGATCCCCATAGTGCTATTATTGATGGCTTAACAACCAAGGTTATTGGAAGAAATCTTCTCAAAATTATTGCCTGGTATGATAACGAATGGGGCTACTCCGTGAGACTTCTTGACCTTATTAGTTTAATGATTGATAAAGAATATCTCTAA
- a CDS encoding uroporphyrinogen decarboxylase/cobalamine-independent methonine synthase family protein: MSYPELYLKTTHIGSLPFTDVTKALDIAFRFDIPAWPQLPKFKEEGMLWQFVYDFPGFDLEKERVITNTPSFEESLLKVYENYVEITENNNLFLLKEQLKTNFSRTFFPFLEKAKTLNPFFLKGQITGPFTLGISLKNEKEESLIFKDDLRDLLLRYLILKALSQGYYLKDLAEKVIIFLDEPGLSGFGSSTYISLSKEFVLELLKEITGILKKHGFIVGIHVCANTSWDILLDSEIDIVNFDSFSFFEKFIIYVDKIEEFLTKPEKYLAFGAVPTTSSFLEKVEKEEIIEGFKKQLSLLAEKTSIKKEILLHRILFTPACGMGSLPEELVEKVLILLKELQKNFQD, from the coding sequence GTGTCCTACCCTGAGTTGTATTTAAAGACAACCCACATAGGGAGTCTTCCTTTTACTGATGTTACAAAAGCTCTTGATATAGCCTTTAGATTTGACATCCCTGCCTGGCCTCAACTGCCAAAATTTAAAGAAGAGGGAATGCTTTGGCAGTTTGTTTACGATTTTCCTGGTTTTGATCTTGAAAAGGAGCGTGTTATAACAAATACTCCTTCTTTTGAAGAAAGCCTCTTGAAAGTTTATGAAAATTATGTTGAAATCACAGAAAATAATAATCTCTTTTTACTAAAAGAACAATTAAAAACAAACTTTTCCAGGACCTTTTTCCCTTTTCTCGAAAAGGCCAAAACTCTGAACCCCTTCTTTTTAAAAGGTCAAATTACAGGACCTTTTACCCTTGGAATCTCACTAAAAAATGAAAAAGAAGAATCCCTTATCTTTAAAGACGACTTAAGGGATCTCCTTCTGAGATATCTTATTTTAAAGGCTCTTTCTCAGGGTTATTATCTAAAAGATTTAGCTGAAAAGGTAATTATTTTTTTAGATGAACCTGGTCTTTCAGGCTTTGGAAGTAGCACTTATATCTCTTTGTCTAAGGAATTTGTCCTTGAGTTATTAAAAGAAATAACAGGGATCCTTAAAAAACATGGTTTCATAGTTGGAATACATGTATGCGCCAATACTTCCTGGGATATTCTTCTGGATTCAGAGATAGATATTGTTAATTTTGATAGTTTTTCCTTTTTTGAAAAATTTATTATTTATGTAGATAAAATTGAAGAATTTTTGACCAAACCTGAGAAATACCTTGCCTTTGGTGCAGTACCAACCACAAGTTCATTTCTGGAGAAAGTAGAAAAGGAAGAGATTATTGAAGGTTTTAAAAAACAGCTTTCTCTTTTAGCGGAAAAAACCTCTATAAAGAAAGAGATATTACTGCATAGAATCCTTTTTACACCTGCCTGTGGAATGGGAAGTCTTCCAGAAGAGTTGGTTGAAAAAGTTTTAATTCTTTTGAAGGAGTTACAGAAAAATTTTCAGGATTAG
- the rapZ gene encoding RNase adapter RapZ translates to MKPAVVIITGESGAGKSTALKAFEDLGYLAIDNFPVRLLLPFLDEIRTGELAEKIALVMDLRDPFFLQEFPNTIAKLREKKYSFDIIFLTADLKALITRFSQTRRPHPFLQELKDIKAAIVLEKDKLALIKDYVTLFLDTSNFNVHQLRHEIFKIYGQRKELQYILLHIISFGYKFGIPYEANYLFDARVLPNPYFVPELKDLSGETLEIQKFLLKEPRTSEFLDYVYNFIKWALPLHRAEGRNFLALGIGCTGGRHRSPALALLLAERLKKSEIDTEVVVTLRDVERD, encoded by the coding sequence ATGAAACCTGCTGTAGTAATAATTACCGGGGAATCAGGGGCAGGAAAAAGCACTGCCCTTAAAGCCTTTGAAGATCTGGGCTATCTGGCTATTGATAATTTTCCTGTTAGATTGCTTTTACCTTTTCTTGATGAAATTAGAACAGGGGAGCTTGCTGAAAAAATAGCCCTGGTTATGGATTTAAGGGACCCCTTTTTTTTGCAAGAATTTCCAAATACCATAGCCAAATTAAGAGAAAAAAAATACAGCTTTGATATAATTTTTCTTACTGCAGACCTTAAGGCGCTTATTACTCGGTTCAGTCAGACCAGACGGCCCCATCCCTTTTTACAGGAACTCAAGGATATAAAGGCAGCTATTGTTCTGGAAAAAGATAAATTAGCCCTGATTAAAGACTATGTAACCCTTTTTTTAGATACCTCTAATTTTAATGTTCATCAATTGAGACATGAAATATTCAAAATCTATGGTCAGAGGAAAGAATTGCAATATATTCTCTTACACATTATTTCTTTTGGATATAAATTTGGTATCCCTTATGAGGCTAATTATCTTTTTGATGCTCGGGTCCTTCCTAATCCCTATTTTGTGCCTGAACTTAAGGACTTAAGCGGAGAAACCCTGGAGATTCAAAAATTTCTTTTAAAGGAGCCCAGGACTTCTGAATTCCTTGATTATGTTTATAATTTTATAAAATGGGCTTTACCTCTTCATCGGGCTGAAGGGAGAAATTTTTTAGCCCTTGGGATTGGATGCACCGGTGGAAGGCACAGAAGTCCTGCTTTAGCTTTATTACTTGCGGAAAGACTTAAAAAATCAGAAATTGATACAGAAGTAGTGGTAACTTTAAGAGATGTGGAGAGAGATTAA